A single Eleginops maclovinus isolate JMC-PN-2008 ecotype Puerto Natales chromosome 5, JC_Emac_rtc_rv5, whole genome shotgun sequence DNA region contains:
- the LOC134864953 gene encoding uncharacterized protein LOC134864953, producing MTRGQVKRCRGVTTQDQTEAEDSVEENDVNPTHLIVCPDASETDPEMRRGEVALRVTLSNSAIKNLLEVKRFSCMSRLVNVVAWVRRAADRWLGLKDQTTKKLKWEASPSKEKSKAFVLNVEDCEHAFRALCLAAQEGITFPDTTLNRLVVIKDKDGLILCGGRIQVFRDDKSLVPILPQDAWISTLLAREAHNANHEGIAGTLLRMRRKAWVVRGRRIVKKVVDNCVTCRRVKAKRCQQIMSDLPPERTTPAAPFQFTAVDLFGPYEVKDEVKKRVRLKVWGIVFSCMASRAIHADIVSDMSAEGFMLAYQRFTSLRGHPSKVWSDPGTNFVGAKPALEDLYRFLGKLESSGVEEKAAKNGTKWSWKIHPADSPHRNGAAEAAVRTVKRALQNVGGNGVFTWGEFQTFVYMAANMSNEMPVDARAQSQEDCVEYITPNSLLLGRASLRGDPGDFQFEGYPYKRLRVIQSEVKKFWKKWCQLAGPNLFVRSKWHTKERNVAEGDIVWLADQNALRGQFKLGRVISAFPDKKGVVRDVKVRTFPSYPVMIKKPSREEHGSRTSAARKLSSKIPATILHRDVRRLVVLIPVEEQ from the coding sequence ATGACAAGGGGTCAAGTGAAGAGATGCCGAGGGGTCACCACTCAGGACCAAACCGAAGCTGAAGATTCGGTTGAAGAAAATGACGTTAACCCAACCCACCTGATTGTCTGCCCTGATGCATCGGAAACCGATCCAGAAATGAGACGGGGTGAAGTTGCGCTGAGAGTAACACTTTCCAACTCAGCCATCAAAAATCTTTTGGAGGTGAAGAGGTTTAGTTGCATGTCCAGGCTGGTGAATGTCGTTGCTTGGGTGAGACGGGCTGCTGACAGATGGCTGGGCCTCAAAGACCAAACCACAAAGAAATTAAAGTGGGAGGCATCACCCTCAAAAGAGAAATCTAAAGCTTTTGTGCTCAATGTTGAAGACTGTGAGCATGCCTTCAGAGCTCTCTGCTTGGCAGCTCAAGAAGGCATTACATTTCCCGACACTACCCTAAACAGGCTTGTGGTGATTAAGGACAAAGATGGACTCATTCTCTGCGGCGGCAGAATTCAGGTCTTCAGAGATGATAAATCTTTAGTGCCCATCCTCCCTCAAGATGCGTGGATTTCTACATTGCTTGCACGAGAAGCCCACAATGCCAATCATGAGGGTATAGCAGGAACACTGTTGAGGATGAGAAGGAAAGCCTGGGTGGTTAGGGGAAGAAGGATAGTCAAAAAAGTAGTGGACAATTGCGTAACCTGCAGGAGAGTGAAAGCAAAACGGTGTCAACAAATAATGAGCGACCTACCACCTGAGAGAACCACGCCAGCAGCTCCATTTCAGTTCACCGCCGTGGACCTGTTCGGGCCATATGAAGTGAAAGATGAGGTGAAGAAGAGAGTGAGGCTGAAGGTGTGGGGTATTGTGTTCAGTTGCATGGCATCCAGAGCCATTCACGCTGACATTGTCAGTGACATGTCTGCAGAAGGATTTATGCTTGCTTACCAACGATTCACATCACTGAGGGGACACCCCAGCAAGGTATGGTCTGACCCAGGCACAAACTTCGTTGGGGCCAAACCTGCCCTTGAAGACCTCTACCGGTTCCTGGGGAAACTGGAAAGCTCAGGAGTGGAAGAAAAGGCGGCAAAGAACGGCACAAAGTGGTCCTGGAAGATCCATCCGGCAGACTCGCCACATAGAAATGGAGCAGCTGAAGCAGCGGTGCGGACTGTAAAGAGAGCTCTCCAGAACGTAGGTGGTAATGGAGTCTTCACATGGGGGGAATTCCAGACCTTTGTGTATATGGCGGCCAATATGTCTAATGAGATGCCTGTGGATGCAAGAGCACAAAGCCAAGAGGATTGCGTGGAGTATATCACTCCAAACTCTCTCCTGCTGGGGCGGGCGAGCTTGAGAGGAGACCCAGGAGACTTCCAGTTTGAGGGTTACCCCTACAAAAGGCTGAGAGTGATCCAGTCAGAGGTGAAGAAGTTCTGGAAGAAGTGGTGTCAATTGGCAGGCCCGAATCTCTTTGTAAGGAGCAAATGGCACACGAAGGAGAGGAATGTTGCAGAAGGAGACATTGTTTGGCTTGCGGATCAGAACGCCTTAAGAGGTCAGTTCAAACTAGGCAGAGTGATCAGTGCATTTCCTGACAAGAAAGGAGTCGTAAGAGACGTCAAAGTCAGGACGTTTCCTAGCTATCCAGTCATGATCAAGAAGCCATCCCGTGAAGAACATGGTAGTAGAACCTCAGCGGCGAGGAAGCTTTCCAGCAAGATCCCTGCTACGATCCTACACAGAGACGTCAGGCGTCTTGTTGTGTTGATTCCAGTGGAGGAGCAATGA